The DNA region CGATGAGTAAGAACAGAACCACTTGGTTCGGGTTCATGGCATTTTTGAGAACGGGTCAATCAAGGTCTCGTCGGCGGGAAATCCCGTCGCCAGTTCACTGATTTGCACCGTTCACCCTCGACACCAGGAAGATCGCATGACCGTCTCGCCAAATCGGCCTCTAGACGGCAATCGCCACGCTCGTTCACACGCTGATCAACACGGCAGCCGACCGGGGCATGCCGATCAGCCCGAACAGTCGCTCGATTCCGAATCGCTCGCCTTACCACCGATCCTGTTCAAGCTGCGTGACGTGTCGCCTCCCGCTACGACCAGTCGAATTACGAGCACCGCTGCGCCGCAGACTCAAAAAACGGCTCCGCCGAATCAAATCCAAACGTCGCCGAATCAGAATGGCGCTCTGGCGACGGAATCGCTGGCGACGATGGGCATGAATTCAGTAACGGATTCAGCGCGACCCGCAATCGAAACGCAGCCAGCTGCCGATCCCTATCGAGCAACATTGCCCTTCCGAGGCGATTCTGCGGGGTCGGCAAAGGTGGCGCCCGAGTTGCCGAACACCACTTCGGGTGACGCGGCAATGCCTAAGCCCGAACGACCAACTTCGGACACCCGTCCGGCAGGCCGGACGTGGATGGAGGCGGCGATGGCCCACCGAACGGTCTTGGTCTTGCTTGCCGCAGCGATCGGTTTTGCGTTTTGGACCAGTCGCGGTTCATCTGATCCATCAGCCATCGATTCTTCGCTGGCAAAGATCGACGATGCGTTAGAAATCGACACTGGCGAATTGGCTGTGGAGATTCCGACGGTGGACTCGGCAATGGTCGCCAACGCGAAAGCGAAAGCCAAAGAGTTATTGCCGAAGCCGACGGAAGAAGATCTCTCGGCAGCGATCCTTGCGATCGAATCCGACGCACCGCCGGTCGCCCCAACGGCCCCATCGGTTGCTTCCTTGAGCCCGCCTCAACCGTCTGGCAACGAACTGTCCACGCCGGGGTTTGATCCGGCGATGCTGTCGACGAAAACACTCGGCGCGTCACCTGTATCCAGCCGAACACCCAACGCGATGGCCGGCGACATTGCAAGCGGTTTGCCGACACTCGAAGACCTGGAATCGCCGGCGAACGTCAACAGTGGTTTCTCGGGCACAAGTTTGAACGGGGCCAACCCGAACGTTCCCGTCATGTCAGCCACTCCGTCAGCCGTGAGTGATTGGTTGCGGTACCTACCGCCCGCCCATTCCGGTTCACCTCAGTAATTCATTCTCCTCCCCCATCTACGTGTTGCCATCATGAGCTCGAACGAACAAGCATTCGTAAAAGCATTTGCTCGCCGAAATCGAAACATCGACTCAAAACAGCCTCCGATCGACAAGGCTGTCGCAAAGGTTTCGAGCGCGCCGGAATTGACGTTGGACAAGAAGGTCGCCGGCACGGCTACGATCTGGATCGATCCGATCGAAGGCGAAATGGCGAGAGGCGATGCAGCCCAATCGGCAGTGCCCCGACCGCACGTCGAACCGGCCCACGTCGAACCGGCCCACGTCGAACCGAGGCGCCACACAGAACCGGGGCAAGCAGAACAGATTCAGCCTGAACCCATTTGGCGCGACGACCCTGGATCGCGACCCGCGGCACCGAAACCGGCGCCGTCGGCGGCAAAACAGTTAGAAGACGATCTCGCAGCGTCGGTCCACGGACCAGCCGGAACGACAAATGACGAAAACGGCATGGTCGACGAGGTCGCCCGCATGGTGGCTTCGCTGCAGCAAATCCACACGGCATACGCAACCGTCGAGTCTCGTGAACTGCATTGGCAGGGCACGCTGACCGATGTCGCGACGGAAAACACAACACCTCAACCGGCACGACCGGCAACCGCCCCGCAACAAGCGGTCGAATCGCCGACCCTGAAGCAACCCGCTGCTCCGAAGCCAACCATTGCACCGGAGCCAACAACTGCACCAGAGCCCGTCAATGAAGCAATGAGCACGTCCCAGCCTCGCTCGAAGGGGGCATTTCAAGCGGCGTGGGAAGTCGACGTGTTTGACATCCCGAAGCCCGTTGCCGATCTGTTCTTCAACGAATCGCTGTTCCAAGACCTTTCCGATCGGATGGCGGAAGCCGTTGCCGGCGGACTCCACTCGATGTTGGTGACCAGTGCTAAACGGGGCGAAGGCCGAAGTTCCGTCGCCATCGGAATGGCGTTGGCCGCTGCTGATTCGGGTATCCGCGTTGCTTTAGTTGATGCCGACATCGACGACCCGACGCTTGCCGATGACATGCGTTTGGATTTGGAATTTGGCTGGCTCGACACGTTACGAAGCGGCTTGTCGGTCAAGGAAATTGCCGTTCACGCCGTCGAGGATGCGTTGACGCTGATCCCGTTGATCGGCAACAACCAGTCACATCCCGCAACGGCAACGGAAATCACCCTACTAATGGACGAGCTTCGCCAGCGTTTTGACTTGATCATCATCGATGGACCGGCCGGAAACTCAGCGAGACTGCAAACATTGGCGTCGACGATCGATAGCGCGATCATCGTTCGCGATGCGAGTCGCACCGACGCGACCTCCGTGGACGACTTTGCCAAGTGGCTCAACCGTTCGGGCGTCCAGGGCGTTGGCATGGTCGAAAACTTCAGCCGACAAGTCCAAGCTTAGCGATCAACCGCTAACAGCAGCCTTCCGTACCACAGCAATCGTCACCGATCACGTTCATCTTGATCGAACGCTTCGGTTGGGTCGCCGGCGCGGTGGCGGATGCGTCCGTTTCGCCGACTTCGGCTTTCAAGCCGATGAAGTCTTCCACGTAGGGCGGTTGCATCAATCGATCAAGCGTCGCGGAAGCGATGGGAATTCGCACGCCACGGTCAAAGCAATTCCCGTGGTCATCGATCACGTGTTGGTAGGGGCCACGATAAATCACCGCATCGGATTCGATCGCGCGATCGTCCTCGAAGTGTCCCTTGTACGCGATCACCGTTGCCGATCGAAATTCGATGCCTTCCACCGTCTGCCATGGATCGCGTTGCAACACGGGCATTTCGACGCCATGAAATCCGGCGCGAACGAAGGCGTCGATGAATTCATGTTCTTCAAAGGCACCCGAGATGCATCCGCTCCAAAGTTTGGCGTCGCGTTGCATCTCCATGGGGACCGGTTGATCGCAAACGATGTCGCTGATTACCGCACGACCACCGGGACGAATGACGCGGAAGATTTCGTCGAACAGTTGTTCTTTTTCCAACGGATCGACCAGGTTCAACACACAGTTGCTGACCACGACATCGACCGAGTCATCCGCAATCATCGGTCGTTCGTTTCGCATTTCGGCGATGAACGATTCGAGTCGCTGCAAATCGGCTTCACAGGTCACCGGATGTTCCACCAAGTACGCGTCGACGACATCACGATCGACGGCCAAGTCTTGGATCTTGCCTTTGAAGAAATGAATGTTCTCGAATCCGATTGCGGAGGCGACTTTGGCTTGGCTCTGACGCGCCAGCTCCAACATCGTGTCGTTCATGTCCACACCGACGACCTTGCCTGCCGCACCGACGACTTGCGACGCGATGAAACATATCTTGCCGCCACCGCTGCCCAGATCCAACACCGTCTCGCCCGTACGGACCCACTTCGACGGATCGCCGCAACCGTAGTCGCGATCGATCACTTCCTGAGGAATCACTTTCAAATATTTGGCGTCGTAGTCAACCGGGCAACAAAGCTCGACTTCGCGCTGACCTGCGGCGGCCGAGTAACGATCACGAACGGCTTGTTCGGTATCCATTGATTGCGATCCATGTCCGAGTCATCGAGGGCAACACGTCGTCAAACGACGCATTGCAAATGCTTGAAGGGGCAAGTCTGCCATTCAACGCCGCGTCCGCCTAGCCTGCGAGTTTTGCCAATGGGCAGCGGACGTCGACGTGAATGCACGTCGCACCTTAACTCAAATGACCGAACGTCCGTGACGATCGCCATCGATCCGCAATCGCCGGCCCCCATTGAGTGCGGACGTGGCCGTACGGGTCACGACACCTGGGCTGCTGGACAACACACGAATCGCCCCGTGGCGATTCGGCGGAATTACTATTTACCGGAGGCCGATTCTGTGGCCGCCTCGCGAAAGGTGAGGTTGTCGTACAGGACGCCTGTGGGCTCTCCGTCTTGAGCTTCCGTTCGAAATCCGAATTGCAAGAGTTCTCCCTCGAATTCCTTTTCGATGGGGATCGAAATGGTGTGACTTGCCCACTCTGACTTGCTTGCCGATGTCGTTTCGAATTCGAAAGCGGCCATCGTTCCGTATGACTGATCGCTTGATTTCAACACCTTCACGAACGCGAACGTTTTTGACTTTCCGCCCGGTGAGAGCGTTCCCCCGTTTGCGCAGGTCGCCTTGTAGTCGAACTTGAATTCCCATGTCTTCCCACTATCCCCAACCGCGACGGGGTTATCTCGAAAAACGATTGCGTCGAGCCAAGACTCAGAGCCTCCATGGGCTTTCGCTTCGTTGTAATCGCTGTAGATATTGAGGTGCCGGGTTCCCTGTGGCCCTGTACTTTCGCCTTCCTGGGATGCATTGTCCGCAATGCCCGAAAATCCTGATCCGCCGTTGGGCGCGGGGAAGGTTCCGTAACTGAACAGTGGCGTCTTGTCGTTTTGAGTTCGATCCGACGGTTCGCCTTGCCAGTTTGCACCGTAAGTGGTCCAACCATCGGCCGCGATATCGTTGGGTGTTGCTTTGTCGTCATCGGCATCCGCCGTCGCCATACGCTCAAAGTCTTGGGTATAGGCGGTCAGTTCGGCCGAAGCTGAGCTGCAAATCGTTAGCCCGGCGATCAGGCCGCTTGCAAGGAAAGGTCGAAGAATCATCAGAGGCTTCCGGTTGTCAAAGTAGTTAGGTGCCAAAGCAAAAAAGTGGAATCGTTATCGCATTAAAGGTTTCGAGTCAGCTCGACTCGAGGACGTTTGCGATGCGGCACGACAGTCTAAGCTGCTGGCCTGACCCGTGATAGCGTTTCGTCGTCGGTCTAAATTCGGATTTGGATTCGAGCAATCAGGCTGTCCCGGAATTCTTACCGGATTCACCGCGGGAACCATGCTGACCAAATGCAAAGGTAGGCCACGACCGACACCAGTGCCGTGATCGCGATGGATTGGACGTGAGCCGGCTGCTTGACTTGAGCAATCATTGTGATCGCGAAAATGATCGTGACGCCGACATTGCCCCACGGGATCATCGGATAGATCCAGGTGAAGTTCGAAAACGGCCACAATGGCTTGAGTGCCCAATCGCTTAGCCCTTCGGCGCCCGACACGACGGCATCGGCTGGAATCTGTGACAGCGCCGCGACGGTGGCGACCAACACCCATACCAACCACGTTGGCCGCGAAAACGAATGGCGGACGTCAACGGATGGCGCAAGTTCGCGCAGTGGCCTCCATCGCGTCATGGACTTCGCCGCTCGTCCGATCAGATCGAATCGATAGTCGATCGATGCGAGGCCAAGCCCGAGGAAACAACAGGTCAGCAGATTGTGCCCCCAGACACGATGGCCGACTTCGAAGCGCGACATGTCAAACAACATCGGGACGCCGTCCCAATCGGGGGCAATCGCCGCGACCGCCGCCAATACGGCAAGCTTCCATCCGAAACGACGATGCAACCCCGTCGCCAGGAGGCCGTTCATCCCAAGCAGGGCATGCTCAAAGGTCGTCATGTTTTTGCTTCATCGGGGTATGAACGGACCCACCGCCGCCTTCTAACGCGGCAGTGCCAACTAGCTCTGAACAATCGGGACGCAGCTTACCGGGATCGACGAGCGGCAGGTGACATTGCTCGCTCCAGCGGTGAGTAGTACGCGTCAACGGATTCAATATAACGTTCATAGCTTGCCGTTTTGGGCCGCACACTTTCGACGATTGCCGGCTCGACCCAAATCCAAACGCACACTGACGCGATTGCAAACAGCAACGATGTCGCGAATAGATGTCCGACCTCTCGCTTCCAGTCCCTTCGCCAGATCATCCATGCGATCCAGCCGATGCCGAAAATCGCGATGCTTGCAACCGGCCCGCGATGAGCCAACCACTGTGCATTTGCTCGGCGGAACCACTTTGATCCGAACAACCAAGTCTCGGTATCCGGCGTGACTTGCGATTCGACGATGGCGATGAATCGGTCTGCCGTCGCGCTCACCTTGATTGGCAAACCCAATGATGCCCAACCGACTTGCCACTGAAAGGCGAGTTGCAGTGCGACCGCGACGATCGCACTTGCAATCAGCAAACTGCGGATACTGAACCGGAGTCGCAGCCGCGATCGCATCGCCATACCCGTCAACATACAAATGCCCCAGGCAAAGACAAGTGCGGTTAGCATCCAGTCTTGAACCGTGCTGCTGATCTGCCTGGCGGGACCGACGCCGAGAAAAACAAAACTGATACCGATCGCGACGAAAAACATCAGTCCCAAAGCAAACGAGAAGGATAGATGCGCCGACTGTCGTCCCGTCACAAGCCAAAGCATCAGTGCCATCGCTGCCACCAACATCCACGGGTCTATCAAGGCGATCGATATCGCACTGGCAGCCTCGGCAAGCGGATTGGATTCAACTCGGATTGCGTTCGCGAAAACCAATGAAGCAGCGACCAAATCGTTTTCCCATGCGATAGCGTCGGCGAGTCCGCGTTTCGTGAACTCGCTGACTTCACCTGTTTTCTGTTCAAGCGTTTCACGCTCCTTCCACGCCCACACTCGCAGTTTGGCAACGTTCGTATCGTAGCGAATCTCTGCGCCCGATCGTTCGACCGCGAAATCCGCAATGGCAGTTGCCAAGGCGACCAGTTCGGTCGGTGAAGGCGAACCGGGCATGGGCGATTTCACTTCGGACATCCGCAGCAAACCGCGAATCAACTGACATACATCCATCACCAACTCTTGCGAGATGAATCGATACCGCAACGACTCGGTGGTTGTTGCGACCGGATGCCCAGCCAGCCGATGCAAACGAACCAGTCCGTTGATCGCCGGCTCGCCGAGAGTCAATTCTTGAGCCGACGTGATCTGCTCGGCAAGCTCGATCGTTCGTTGCCAACTGGCCGCATTGTTGACGACGAACTCAAGAGCTTCGTCGAGGTCAACAGCTTGCTCGGACATGCGTCGTGCTTCGATGATGCCATACAGCGAGTTTCCCCCATCAATATCGCGTGCCTTGGCCAAAACTTCCTGCCAATCCGTTTCTCGCGGCGTGTCTTCATCGTTCGACATCATGGGCGGCCACAGCAAACGGGCCCGAACACGCCACCATGTCCGATTGTCAGGATCGAGCTCGATCGCCCGGCGAATCAATTCGGGTACGCGACCAGCAGCACTTGCATCGAAAGCATCCCGAGCGACTTCGATTCTCGCCATCACGTCTCCGTCAAAGTCCCCGACGCTGAACCGATCGCCGCCTGCTACTTCGGTGGCGACATCGGATGCGAAAAGCGTACAGGGCTGACTGAGCACCGTCGCCGCGGCGGCGTGGAGCTCCGCGTCGTGCGGATGTTCGGCCAACACTCGGTCAATCGCACGATTCCAATATTCAAGCTGGCGATCGGGGAACTGCTGCGTTTGCGTTCTGCAATCGACGACCTTCCCAAGGGTGGCCGAACGAAGCGTGTGCAGCGACATCGCGAACTCCTCCGAGCCGGTTCGCGATCGCCTGTGCATGCGGATCACCCCGACCAAGGCTACTAAAATCAGCCCGATCAGCGCCCACTGAGTTCGTCTTTGCATCCTGTGGTTGTAGCATTTTCGACTCTCGCGGACTGTGTGCAAAACGGCTGGGGCTTTCGACGCGTCCGGCGATCGATAGAATCCGTTTCCGCGACGAGAACGCTCTCGCCGACGAATCTCGCCTGTTTCCCCATTGTCCCGATCGCATGACCGACTCACTTGCATCCACCCCTCTCGACGGCTGGCACCGATCGGCAGGCGCCAAGATGGTGCCTTTTGCCGGGTATTCGATGCCGATCCAGTACTCGTCGATCGTGGCGGAACACCAAGCCTGCCGGACGTCGGCGGCGTTGTTCGATGTTTCGCACATGGGGCGGTTAAAATTCGAAGGCAACGGCAGCGAAGACCTGCTCGACCACCTGCTAACGCGGCGGGTGTCCGACATGCCCATGGGCCGCGTTCGCTACGGACTGATATGCGACGAAAACGGTGGCGTTCTTGACGACGTACTGGTTTCGAATTTGGAGACCCCGTCGCAGAAGCGTTTCCACCTATTGGTTGTCAACGCGTCGAACCGCCAAAAGATCATCGATTGGATCACGCCTAGGATGGATGATTTCCCGACCGTGACGATGTCGGATCGTACGGAGTTGACCGCGATGATTGCCGTGCAAGGGCCGCGTGCGATGGACGTTTGCCAGCGACTGTTCAAGTCCGATCCGACCAAACTGAAGTACTATCACGCGACGATCACCGACCAGATGAAAAAGCCGGTCATTGTTAGTCGCACGGGCTATACCGGCGAAGACGGATTCGAGTTGGTCGTGCGGGCCGAAGAAGCCAATCGCGTTTGGGAAAATTTGATGTTGGTCGGCCGCGATGTCGGTTTCACGGCCGCCGGCTTGGGTGCTCGTGACACATTGCGGATGGAAGCAGCGATGCCGCTTTATGGCCACGAACTGGACGAGACGATCGATCCGATCAGCGCCGGATTGTCGTTCGCTTGCAACCTAAAGGATCGCTCGTTCATCGGGTCCGACGCGATCGCGAAAATTGCGGCCGGCGGACCGTCACGCGTTCGGATTGGTTTATTGCCCGACGGCAAACGCCCGGCACGCGACGGATTGGACGTTCTGACGCCA from Rubripirellula tenax includes:
- a CDS encoding tyrosine-protein kinase family protein, which gives rise to MSSNEQAFVKAFARRNRNIDSKQPPIDKAVAKVSSAPELTLDKKVAGTATIWIDPIEGEMARGDAAQSAVPRPHVEPAHVEPAHVEPRRHTEPGQAEQIQPEPIWRDDPGSRPAAPKPAPSAAKQLEDDLAASVHGPAGTTNDENGMVDEVARMVASLQQIHTAYATVESRELHWQGTLTDVATENTTPQPARPATAPQQAVESPTLKQPAAPKPTIAPEPTTAPEPVNEAMSTSQPRSKGAFQAAWEVDVFDIPKPVADLFFNESLFQDLSDRMAEAVAGGLHSMLVTSAKRGEGRSSVAIGMALAAADSGIRVALVDADIDDPTLADDMRLDLEFGWLDTLRSGLSVKEIAVHAVEDALTLIPLIGNNQSHPATATEITLLMDELRQRFDLIIIDGPAGNSARLQTLASTIDSAIIVRDASRTDATSVDDFAKWLNRSGVQGVGMVENFSRQVQA
- a CDS encoding methyltransferase domain-containing protein — encoded protein: MDTEQAVRDRYSAAAGQREVELCCPVDYDAKYLKVIPQEVIDRDYGCGDPSKWVRTGETVLDLGSGGGKICFIASQVVGAAGKVVGVDMNDTMLELARQSQAKVASAIGFENIHFFKGKIQDLAVDRDVVDAYLVEHPVTCEADLQRLESFIAEMRNERPMIADDSVDVVVSNCVLNLVDPLEKEQLFDEIFRVIRPGGRAVISDIVCDQPVPMEMQRDAKLWSGCISGAFEEHEFIDAFVRAGFHGVEMPVLQRDPWQTVEGIEFRSATVIAYKGHFEDDRAIESDAVIYRGPYQHVIDDHGNCFDRGVRIPIASATLDRLMQPPYVEDFIGLKAEVGETDASATAPATQPKRSIKMNVIGDDCCGTEGCC
- a CDS encoding metal-dependent hydrolase, translated to MTTFEHALLGMNGLLATGLHRRFGWKLAVLAAVAAIAPDWDGVPMLFDMSRFEVGHRVWGHNLLTCCFLGLGLASIDYRFDLIGRAAKSMTRWRPLRELAPSVDVRHSFSRPTWLVWVLVATVAALSQIPADAVVSGAEGLSDWALKPLWPFSNFTWIYPMIPWGNVGVTIIFAITMIAQVKQPAHVQSIAITALVSVVAYLCIWSAWFPR
- the gcvT gene encoding glycine cleavage system aminomethyltransferase GcvT; this translates as MTDSLASTPLDGWHRSAGAKMVPFAGYSMPIQYSSIVAEHQACRTSAALFDVSHMGRLKFEGNGSEDLLDHLLTRRVSDMPMGRVRYGLICDENGGVLDDVLVSNLETPSQKRFHLLVVNASNRQKIIDWITPRMDDFPTVTMSDRTELTAMIAVQGPRAMDVCQRLFKSDPTKLKYYHATITDQMKKPVIVSRTGYTGEDGFELVVRAEEANRVWENLMLVGRDVGFTAAGLGARDTLRMEAAMPLYGHELDETIDPISAGLSFACNLKDRSFIGSDAIAKIAAGGPSRVRIGLLPDGKRPARDGLDVLTPEGKKIGTITSGGPSPTLDRPIAMAYVDAEFANLPSYQIDIRGKMVPATPTALPFYKRPAH